Proteins found in one Takifugu rubripes chromosome 17, fTakRub1.2, whole genome shotgun sequence genomic segment:
- the LOC101067716 gene encoding nocturnin-like, translated as MGGGATRLFGSVTLSSGSPLPPGLDLDLELLRQCEEALGDGPPRFHRTFTSLSDGENTPGPPIRVMQWNILAQALGEGLDSFVQCPPEALSWSRRKYLILEEILSHRPHILCLQEVDHYYDTLQPVLASLGYSSNFCPKPWSPCLGVEGNNGPDGCALFFDHMRYDFLDSVNIRLSAMKIPTNQVAVATMLRCKSTGRCLCVAATHLKARSGWEWLRSAQGADLLRHVHSLIQKHAGGHAGAPSPNVPLLVCGDFNAVPTEDVYRHFSASPLGLESAYKKLSQDGLSEPEYTTWKIRPTGECRSTLDYIWYSQNTLRVDALLDLPTEEQIGPNRLPSFSYPSDHLSLVCDLSFKE; from the exons ATGGGCGGAGGAGCCACCAGACTGTTCGGCTCCGTGACCCTCAGCAGCGGatctcccctccctccaggcctgGATCTGGATTTGGAGCTGCTACGACAGTGTGAAGAGGCCCTTGGAGACGGACCTCCTCGCTTCCACAGGACCTTCACGTCCCTCAGTGATGGAGAAAACACCCCTGGCCCCCCCATTAGGGTGATGCAGTGGAACATCCTGGCCCAAG CTTTGGGCGAGGGGCTGGACAGCTTCGTCCAGTGTCCTCCGGAGGCCCTGAGCTGGTCCCGCAGGAAGTACCTCATCTTAGAGGAGATCCTCAGCCACCGACCTCATATCCTGTGTTTGCAGGAAGTTGACCACTACTACGACACTCTCCAGCCGGTTCTGGCCAGTctgggctacagcagcaactTCTGCCCCAAACCGTGGTCGCCCTGTCTGGGTGTTGAGGGCAACAACGGCCCTGATGGGTGCGCGCTCTTCTTTGACCACATGCGGTATGACTTCCTGGACAGCGTCAACATACGACTCTCTGCCATGAAGATTCCGACCAATCAG GTTGCCGTGGCGACGATGCTGCGGTGCAAGAGCACGGGGAGGTGCCTCTGCGTGGCCGCGACGCATCTGAAGGCCCGGTCCGGCTGGGAGTGGCTCCGCAGCGCACAGGGTGCCGACCTCCTGCGTCACGTCCACAGTCTGATCCAGAAGCACGCTGGCGGCCACGCAGGCGCCCCCTCGCCCAACGTCCCCCTGCTCGTCTGCGGCGACTTCAACGCCGTCCCCACCGAGGACGTTTACCGCCATTTCTCGGCATCCCCTCTCGGCCTGGAGTCCGCTTACAAAAAACTGAGTCAGGACGGCCTGTCGGAGCCGGAGTACACCACCTGGAAGATCCGGCCCACCGGGGAGTGCCGCTCCACCCTGGATTACATCTGGTACAGTCAGAACACGCTCAGGGTGGACGCCCTTTTGGACCTTCCCACCGAGGAGCAGATCGGTCCCAACAGGCTTCCGTCCTTCAGCTATCCATCCGACCATCTCTCCTTAGTTTGTGACCTAAGTTTTAAGGAATGA